The DNA window GATTATCTATAGAACATCATGAAGTATTCTCTTCAGAAAGAGAAAAACATCCAGAATTGGACAAGATCCGTCTTCATCTGTCCTGGGATTCCATACTTGATAAGACCTGGTGGTTTATCAGATTACTGTGAATACATTATATAGTCTCTACAATCCAAGCCAATGTTGCTTTGGTTTTTGGGTGCTGCTTCGCTGCTAGTTTGATGATTGTGGTCAATGTTTCCAGATGACGGGGGTGTTACTTGAGGTTGAGGAGTTGGCGAGAGTGAGCGTGGACAGCTTCTACGAAGGCACCCACGTTCTCCGGGTCCATGTCAGGGTACAGCCCGTGGCCCAGGTTGGCAATGTACCCTCTGGTGCCAAAGCCTTCCAGCATCTTTTTCACTATCTCATATATACGCTCCTGCATaggtagagatagacagagacaaatAAGCATCACTTTTGAAAGTatggtgccttcggaaagtattcagaccccttgactttttacacattttgttatgttacagccttattccaaaattgattaaatagatgTTTTCCCTCattaatcaacacacaataccccataatgataagaCAAAAACACTAATTTATCAACAAAATAATCCTGAAATAACATATTTTGATAGGTATTCagtctttactcagtactttgttgaagcacctttggcatcaATAGGGCGGCAATGgggtggcagagtagcctagtggttagagtgttggactagtaaccgaaaggttgcaagttcaaatcccagagctgacaaggtacaaatctgtggttctgcccctgaacaggcagcaatatagttaacccactgttcctaggccgtcattgaaaataagaatttgttcttaactgacttgcctggttaaataaaggtaaaaataacagcattgagtcttcttgggtatgacgctacaagcttggcacacctgtatttggggagtttctctcattcttctctgcagatccactcaaactctgtcaggttggatgtggagcgtcgctgcacagctattttcaggtctccagagatgttcgatcgggttcaagtcctggctctggctgggccactcaaggaaattcagagacttgcccgaagccactcatgtgttgtcttggctgtgtgcttagggtcgttgtcttgttggaaggtgaaccttcaccccagtctgaggtcctaagcactctggagcaggttttcaaggatctctctgtactttgctccgctcatctcttgcctcgatcctgactagtctcccagtccatgccactgaaaaacatccccacagcatgatgctgccaccaccatgcttcaccgtagggatggtgccaggtttcctcgagACGTCccgcttggcattcatgccaaagagttgaatcttggtttcatcagaccagagaatcttgtttctcatggtatgagagtctttaggtgccttttggcaaactccaagcgggctgtcatgtgcattttacagaggagtggcttccgtctggccactctaccatgaaggcctgattggtggagtgctgcagagatggttgtccttctggaaggttctcccatctccacagaggaacaatagagctctgtcaaagtgaccatcaggttcttgttcacctccctgatcaaggctcTTCTCGCCACGactgttcagtttggccgggcggccagctcttggaatTGTGTTGGTGgtaccaaacttcttccatttaagaatgatggaggccactgtgttcttggggaccttcaaggctgtggacattttttggtactcttccccagatctgtgcctcgtcaccatcttgtctcggagctcgaCGGACAATTCCtccaacctcatggcttggtttttgctctgatatgcactgtcaactgtgggaccttatatagacaggtgtgtgcctttccaaatcatgtccaatcaattgaattgaccacaggtagactccaatcaagttgtagaaacatcccaaggatgatcaatggaaacaggatgcatctgagctcaatttcaagtctcatagcaaagggtctgaatacttatatcaataaggtatctgttttgtatttctaatacatttgcaaacatttctaaaagccgattttcgctttgtcattatggggtactgtgtgtagattgctaaggaaattgttttatttaatccaatttagaataagtctgtaacataacaaattgtggaagaggtcaagtggtctgaatactttctgaaggcactgtatcgtGTGTAAGTTATAGCAGCAAGTGCCTGGCACAACAACAACAGTTGCTGGTTAATGTGCTTTTACTGTACAGTACCTTTGTACTgaaacattatatatatatatatatatatataatatttatttcTTGGATCGCAAAAAAAACGTACTTTGGGGGCATATAGCGCACAGGGGTCCATGTTCCCCTGGAGGCTAACCTTTCCTCCAGTTCGCTCCCTGAAACCACAGAGACAAGGGCTTTATTCCCAAAGGTGTATTAACCTGGAGTTCAATCAACAGTGGACCGAACCACCTGTTTTTATTGTTGACAAGATAAATATAACCTTTCACAAAAGAGTGTGAATCCAATCCAATTTCAACATATGACACAATACCTTTAGCAAATGTTGGCTCGGTCACTGACTGTCTAGGGAAATGGCTCATGATCTGATTTCTGTGAAAAGGGTTAATGTTCGTTACCGCGCTGAGCGAGGGTCAATGGTCCAATCCAAACCAACAACCTCATAGTGGGACTGAGAGAGGTCCTCCAGACCATAGTGGCCGTCCTTGGCAAACACAATCTGTGACAGAGCATAAAGGACATGAGGGAGATACAGTCCAGGGAACTTTAAAGACACGCTGCAGTGAAAAACTAATTACAAAACAATTGTTAAATATTGACCGATGTCAACATTGGAGACCGATGACACGCCATACAATGATTCAAGGCATAAAAAAAAACCTCAAATGTATTTCTGACTACTCCAGATGACAAGTCTGTAGAGGAAAATATTTGACAGTATAGTGCCATCTACTGGTGAAAAATATCACAATACACTGGCCACATGTTATCACACCACAAGACAAGTAAGCTTTTTTTAAGCATAATGATGAACAAAAGCTTGTCTTGAAAATCTAGTGACATGAAATCCACAAACAAAAGGATGAGGATGTCGGTGTTGTGTGAACATGAAGAAGGGACAGTCTATGTGGGCTCACCATGGGGACATCCTGGCCTGACTCCTTCAGCTGGTCCTTGACCTTACGGGCGATGTCTCGAAGGTAGGGCAGTGAGAACTCCTGGAACTCCGCTGGGCCCAGACAGCCAGCATGGGACTCAAACACCTGCAAGGCCTGGGGAAACACAGGGAAGGTGGAACAGACTGGACAATAATGTGCCATGTATCTAGACAGGACTGTGTCTCCTGTATAATGTGTCTATGATAGGGGCCCTAAAAGATACCTACATGAATAAATCAACATTCTAGCAGTTCCTAGATCATTCATGCCATTCATGAACATCTTCTCCTTGTCCAATTAAGTGCTGTAAATAAACTGATCTACCCTCTATTCACCTGATCATTTCCCCATGAGCAAGCACTCTGGGCTAGCAGTAAGATACAGCTGGAACACAATCTCCCATGGTGCCTTGCTTACCTGTGCTCCAGCAGCCACCTGTCCCAGCAGGTACTCCACTATGATGTCAGTCAGCATCTTTAACAGCTGGTGGCTGGCTTCAGGGTGACGGTACAGCCAGCGCTTAGCCTTGGATTGGGTTGTCGAGCCTCCCCCCTCAATCATATAGGCCATCAGGGTCCACTACAGGAGAAACAGATGATGATATGGGTCACTTTACTGAAGCCTCTAGTCTAAGAACACCAAGATATGACACAAGGCCGAAAAAAAGTGTATTTTGACTATTGAAGTAACCAATACAATCTGTATTGAAAAGTGTTCTCTctcaccatgtgtgtgtgtgtgtgtgtgtgtgtgtgtgtgtgtgtgtgtgtgtgtgtgtgtgtgtgtgtgtgtgttccatctcACCGGGGCACCAGTGAAGCCGATGAGAGGGACCTTGCCTTCCAGTTTGTGGCGCGTCAGTGTAATGGCCTTGAAGACGTAATCCAGCTCCTTGTTGACATCCACCTTGGACTGCAGGAGCAGCAGGTCCTCTGGCTCCTTTAAGGGCTCTGGGAAAGTAGGGCCCTTTCCTGCCACCATCTGGACATCCATACCCATGGCCTGggagcaggtacacacacacacacagagtcattaACCGGTTAAAAGCATAACGTATACGGTCTCTGAGTTATGTGCTTCCTCCTATCAATATACTACACAAATAGATGACCTTCTTGCCAGCAGGTTATCTCTTTGTTTAGTATGCAGAGAGGAAGCACAACACTTGTGATTGAACTAAAGGCAAAGAAAGATCTGCCTCAGACAGGACATCTCTTACCTGTGGGATAACCAGGATGTCTGAGAAGATGATGGCAGCATCAAATGGGAAACGTCTCAATGGCTGTAAGGAGAAAAAAATGAAGTGAGTGTTCTCAATCTATGCTAAGATGTTTAGTAGTAAAACGCGCTGGTTTAACATAGGCAATGATTACCTGGAGAGTGAGTTCACAGCAGGCTGAAGGTGATCGACATGTTGCAAAGAAGTCCTTTCCCGCTCTGGACTCACGGAACTCTACAAACAAATAGGTTAGCTTACATGTGAATACCAACAGACGAAGAGATGGAtaggtccattcaacaacaaaaaCCTACTGATATTTGTAGTGTTAGTTCAATGTGTGTTTCTTAGGCCTGTGAAGTACATGAGTGTAATCTCGAAGATACGACCCTAGGCAACAGTAGTGACGAGGATCCGGTTTCTATGACAAACCCTTTCGGCAACttcaataaaaaatataaataaatcagGGGTGGGTCCACCTCAGACAGACGACTCACGAGGCAGACATGCCAGAATGTTGCAATTCCAATTCAAAGTGGTTTAAGTCAAGGTAGTTGATGCAAACTAACTAATGCAAAAACAACCTCTGATCTCCATCTCGCTAGCTACAATTATGTATTTTATTGAAGCGGATAAAGAcggatttggtattttattaggatccacattagcttttgcaaaagcagcagctactcttcctggggtccaaacaacATGAAACaggacataatacagaacattaagacaagaacagaactacatttttcaaaaaaatggaaaggcacacgtagcctacatatcaatacatacacacaatatctaggtcaaataggggagaggcgttgtgccgtgaggtgttgctttatctgtttttgaaaccaggtttgctgttcatttgagaaATGTGAGGTGGaacggagttccatgcaataatggctctatataatactgtacattgggGAATGTGAAAAGACACCTGATGGCATGTCTGGTGagcaatttgggattttcaacacgtttcctataaaaagaagaagtgatgcagtcagtctctcctcaattctaagccaagagagactggcaggcatagtatttatatcagccctctgattacaatgaagagcaagacatgccgctctgttctgggccagttgcagcttaactaggtctttccttgcagcactggaccacacgactggacaataatcaagattagacagaACTAGAACCTGCAGAACTTAGAGACCTCTTCCCATATTTCCAACCATTTCATCTATatattttgaccatgacagtttacagtctaaggtaacaccaagtaatttagtctcctcaacttgttcaacagccacaccattcattaccagattcaactGAGGCCTAGAATTTATGGAATGatttgaaccaaatacaatgctactagttttagagatgttcagggacggtttattactggccacccattcctaAACAGACTgaaactctttgttaagggtttcagtgacttcattatcTGTGGTTGTTGATgtatatatggttgaatcatcagcatacatggacacacatgctttgtttaatgccagtggcaggtcattggtaaacatagaaaaccaggcagtgatgtagttcctGTATGCCAAACTGACATTCTATTACATACAGACTTATTAAGCCAGACCATTTGAAAATGGTGGGAGGCAACCCGGGTGTCTACAGAGACTAATGAGAGTGTGAGGCCCACCTGGCAGGTAACGTCCAGCCTGTCTCATACACCACACAGGCACATGAGGGGTTTCTTGTCCTCGGCATGCAAGAAGGAATGCATCATTCTTCAGCTTGGGGAAGTCTTTAGGGCTAAAATTGAAATGAAATGGTAAAGATTGATGTTTTAGAAATTGATATAAACAAAAGCCATAACCCACATAATGACACATTAAGTAGGTAACATTCTTCCTAATTTTAACAATTAGTTCTTATCAGGGGTAGGgctactcctcccctcccacgGTATCATGTTGGGCACACTACAGTGTTCTGTACAGGAGCAGGTGATCACAGAAGATAAGTCCCTCTTTCTGTTATCAGCTGCACACAGTGGAACAACGGTTGAATGAGATGCTGGTGAAATGATCGTGAGATCTTTCTCAAGCAACATCATGGTGCCAGTCACATAAATGCTTTATGTAGTAGCTTCCATTTATGAACCCTGACATAATCTTCATCACTTGTCAATACTTTAATTTGACAGAAATGCCGCTGCTCGTGGTCATTGGTAGGTAACTAACTAGCTCATATCACATATCAAGCATGATATTCACAAACAACACAATACACGCGTCCTCATGGtagattacatttttttgtaaCGTTACGAActaaatagttagctagctagtcggTTTAACGTTAGCTACATAGACAGTAGTAGCTAGCGAGGTATACAGTCAGAtaatatacatacagtattaaATCGTCCTTGTCCATGATGGGGCTGATGTTATAATGGAAGAATAAGttcagagatgctgttcacttgTCCTAGACGTCAGTGGCACACTGCTGCCTGGTTCCTTATTGACTGTCATCCAGAATGTTGTACGAGCCCCCTACAGGGCGCGGCCAGCTTCAGAAAGTCATGTGACCGACCACTGACAGCTATACTTTTGGTACGTTCCAGAGCAGGTAGTCTTCTCAACTCGCGTTCATATTTTGCGCAATGTCATCGGTCATCCTGGGGTGCGTTATATTCGATTAAACGTCTGCAACGTTGAGTGACGGATTGTTCTGAACGACACGTTACCCCAAAACGTTCTTCAACGTTCTTGAACAGACATTGAGGTTCGTTTGCTGGGTGTGGCCGGGTGTGGCTTGAAGCAATGAGTGACATATTTAAAGGACAGCGGAGCGTTCCTCAGCCGGGTGTTGTATCCCGAAAGTGTGAAGAAGTTgtaatttgtttgtttgtttgttagttcgttagttagttagttatttgGCATAACTGTACTTGGTTCGGGAcgacaggtggttagagcgttagactagtaaccgaaagatcgaatccctgagctgacaaggtaaaaatgtgtcgttctgcccctgaacaaggcagttacttgctccgaggccgtcattgaaaataacaatttgttcttaactgatttgcttagttaaataaaggttttaaaaaaggCAGATGGTAGCATTAGGGTTATTGATAATGATAAAACCAGTGACGATCAGCTATTTACATATGTTGTAAATAGGAGTAACATGAGTAAGAGATCGCAATGACATGACAGAGAAATTAAtaccaggggcgcaactttggtttgggaacttttttatttttttcttcagttggataaacactccaaacagcctacccccgcatggtcctaaagcacacagtTGCCccattttgtatcacattccaattatAAAAGTGGGTGgaaattaaaatgtaatttcagAAAGGCCCAAGTGAAAGTTGTGCTCCTGATGAATACTTCTGGGGAAACCATGAGTAGTGTTGAGACTAGACCAGTAAAGAACAGGACCACTCTTTGACAAAGAGGTTGGAGAAGATGGTTATACAGTCATGGTAGTGTTCCCAGAACCAGTAAGTAACTTCCATCCTTTGCATTTGACAAAAGCAATTAGGGAAGAGATTGGGTTGATCTAAGGATGCCAAACCAATGGATCATGGGAAGGTCCTGATCATTGCAAATAGTACAATTCAGCAGGAGAATGTCTTGAAATTGAACACACTAAATGGGGGTCGGGTGAAATGTCACAATCAAGGTGCTATGATTAAAATGACAGGAGTAATTGATTGGATGCCATTAGAAATTACCATGGAAGACGTTAAGGCTTGCCCTAAAGGAGGAAAAGTTATCGATGTGAAGAGGATGAAAAGCAAGAAGAGTGGCAGTCCAAGTGGACACTAAAACTGTGTTCTTACAATTTGAGGTGAATCGACCGAATAGGGTGCAGCTCGGGTCACTCACTTATCAGGTTAGAGATTACGTGCCGCCTCCACTTCGGTGCTTTAAGTGCCAACGGATGGGGCATGTTGCTAATGTGTGCAAAGGTAAAATGAGATGTGCAGAGTGTGGTGGGGATCATGAGTATGGGAGTTGTGGGACTGACTCTAAAGTTAAATGTTGTGACTGAGaacatttgtaagtcgctctggataagagcgtctgctaaatgacttaaatgtaaatgtaaatgtagtgctgCGTATGGAGGGTGTGAAGTACAACAAAGCCACGGAAGTGCAGAAGTACAAAATGACAATGTATGCTATGCTGAGGCTGTTCGGAAAGTGAATAACAAGTATACAAAATACTCCAGACAACTTAGTGGCTGCTCAGAGGATGGCAGTGGAACCTCAGCCGATTGTTAATGTGATATGCGAGCATAAATGCTTGATTAGAGAGAACCATGGTAGTAGATCATGTAGACTTCTTGGCCTTCATGTGTAGGGCAATCAATATGACTGCTCCGGATAAGAGCAGGGCTGCACAAATATAATAAGTAGTGAAGGCAGCCAAAGACATTCTGGAGATTTCTGAAGTTACAGTAGAATTAATACATTGGATGCTGAACCAAAGTTTACATGATGATCAGGATAATAAATAGTATTATGGTGTTCCgtgtttaagcaataaggcccgaggggctgtggtatatggccaatatacctcGCTAAGGGTTGTGCGTTAAGAACATCTCATTTATATGGGCCATATACCACTAACCCCGAGGTGACTTGTTTATTTTATAAACCGGTTACCAACACAGTAAGGCAAGGAACTACACATCTAAATTAAAAATGTTGTTTTACTAAATAAATGCATTCTGCCAtgccacaagttaccaccggctgaATCTATGATGTTAagatgcctatttactctgttccatctgactacAATCTGTGgcatcagcccagccaggtaatttagaaacttgatctccactataagaAGCATCTAGACATGATCTCACATAGCTTTTAGAATGAAATgtagttttcaacagcagagatttgaaTATACCTTGCTGTCTGACATTtgaaacattgtttcaatattacAATttgatctccatctctcccataaTGAACGTGtcgagatgagacagacaggcaggcagtgttTCTCAGCTAGTCAAAATCATAAATCACCTGGCATTTtttagatatatacacacacacacacgcacgcacgcacgcacgcaaacacacacacacacacacacacacacacacacacacagttgccaggcagtatggcaatggaacgtGTCGCGTACATAGATGCAGAataaaaagactgaacgactctggcaaccgaaccgatagaacaaACGActagccggcttgggtagcaaccctagatttgttttGGGTCAATtcaagggcattatcacttaaattgAATGCTAGGAGTTTGATAGCCAATTGACAAGAATATAAGAAGTTTAAACGTGATTTAGATGTTTTACCGGACGTGGTGTGTATACAAGAAAAATGCTTAAACTAAATTGGATTATATTATTCCTGGTTTTATCTCTGGGTGTGGGTGTGCTACATTTATCAAAGAAGGTGTAGGACATGGTTTCAAAGAACATAAGCGTGTGGCAGTGGAGAGAACGGGGTAATATCACATTGTTTTTTACTATAATCCTTGTAAACCCAACTCTGTATCTGAATTAGATATAGTTGTGAAATTCAGTGAAGgtgatgaggagatatggtgtgggGATTTCAGCTTTTGGAGCAGCAATACCACAGATGCCAATGGTTTAGTGGTTGAAAGTTTTATGGAGCGAAGGGGACTAGCTAGTATAAATTAAGGTTAAATGTGACTAGAGGTACTTCGTCATTTTTAGATTTTTACGTTAGTGTCCTCCTCCATTGCTGGAATATGTGAGTGGAATGTGAAGATAGAATCCACAATAGGTAGTGATCATTTCCCAGTCATGTGCAACATAGATCTTGACGTATGTTTTCAGAAAAGGGAACTGATTATAAATTGGTGATTTGACCAGGCATACTGGGAAACTTTTTACACTTTGTGTGAGAAGGAGAATCATAAATTGTCAATCGAGGTGTCAGTAGAAGACTGTGCTGACTGTGAATTC is part of the Oncorhynchus keta strain PuntledgeMale-10-30-2019 chromosome 15, Oket_V2, whole genome shotgun sequence genome and encodes:
- the LOC118394667 gene encoding uroporphyrinogen decarboxylase; the protein is MDKDDLILPKDFPKLKNDAFLLACRGQETPHVPVWCMRQAGRYLPEFRESRAGKDFFATCRSPSACCELTLQPLRRFPFDAAIIFSDILVIPQAMGMDVQMVAGKGPTFPEPLKEPEDLLLLQSKVDVNKELDYVFKAITLTRHKLEGKVPLIGFTGAPWTLMAYMIEGGGSTTQSKAKRWLYRHPEASHQLLKMLTDIIVEYLLGQVAAGAQALQVFESHAGCLGPAEFQEFSLPYLRDIARKVKDQLKESGQDVPMIVFAKDGHYGLEDLSQSHYEVVGLDWTIDPRSARERTGGKVSLQGNMDPCALYAPKERIYEIVKKMLEGFGTRGYIANLGHGLYPDMDPENVGAFVEAVHAHSRQLLNLK